Proteins found in one Clostridium kluyveri DSM 555 genomic segment:
- a CDS encoding CpaF/VirB11 family protein — protein MSRHNLFFTPEQETGDFHNVLQQVQEYIAGQHSELLSDGNAAEAKANIKRYIAKFVQDSRVAVKGMTQQQLVDALYTEMAEYSFLTKYIFADGIEEIDINSWRDIEIQYAGGRCEKLTEHFDSPEHCINVLRRMLHVSGTILDDQSPLVVGTLAENIRIAVMKSPIVDANIGAAASIRIVNPNHMEKEDFIEGDTATAEMLDLLSEFIRYGISVCIAGATSSGKTTVAGWLLTTIPDNKRIFTIENGSRELSLIREKDGRVTNSVVHTLTRNSENELYRIEQIDLVDISLRFNPDIIVVGEMRGAEANAAQEVARTGVAVVTTIHSNSCESTYRRMVSLCKRAVDMSDETLIGYVTEAYPIVVFCKQLENKQRRLMEIMECEILPDNSRNYRTLFRYEITENRYEDNQFFITGHHVRVNPISDSLCKRLLENGMPQERINAIRKGGQISV, from the coding sequence ATGAGCAGGCATAATCTGTTTTTTACTCCGGAGCAGGAAACCGGGGATTTTCACAATGTTCTTCAACAGGTGCAGGAATATATCGCCGGTCAGCACAGTGAGTTGCTGTCAGACGGTAACGCCGCCGAAGCCAAAGCCAACATCAAGCGGTACATCGCCAAGTTTGTGCAGGACAGCCGTGTGGCGGTCAAAGGCATGACACAGCAGCAGCTGGTGGATGCCCTGTATACGGAAATGGCCGAGTATTCCTTTCTCACCAAGTACATCTTTGCGGATGGAATTGAAGAAATTGACATCAACAGCTGGCGAGATATCGAAATCCAGTATGCCGGTGGGCGCTGCGAAAAGCTCACGGAACACTTTGACAGCCCCGAACACTGCATCAACGTGCTGCGCCGGATGCTTCATGTGTCCGGCACGATTCTGGATGACCAATCCCCGCTGGTGGTCGGCACTCTTGCGGAAAACATCCGGATTGCCGTCATGAAAAGCCCCATTGTGGATGCCAATATCGGTGCTGCTGCCTCCATTCGTATCGTCAATCCCAATCACATGGAAAAGGAGGATTTTATAGAAGGAGACACGGCAACTGCTGAAATGCTGGATTTGCTCTCAGAATTCATCCGCTACGGCATTTCGGTGTGCATTGCCGGAGCCACCAGCAGTGGTAAAACTACGGTGGCAGGCTGGCTGCTCACCACCATCCCTGATAACAAGCGCATTTTCACCATTGAAAACGGTAGCCGCGAGCTTTCTCTCATTCGGGAAAAGGACGGCAGGGTCACCAATTCCGTGGTGCATACCCTCACCCGCAACAGCGAAAACGAGCTGTACCGCATTGAGCAGATCGACCTTGTGGACATCTCCCTGCGTTTCAACCCCGATATTATTGTGGTCGGCGAAATGCGTGGTGCGGAGGCCAACGCCGCACAGGAGGTAGCCAGAACCGGTGTGGCGGTGGTCACCACCATTCACTCCAACTCCTGCGAATCCACCTACCGCCGCATGGTTTCCCTGTGCAAGCGAGCCGTTGATATGTCGGACGAAACCCTCATAGGCTATGTGACGGAGGCCTATCCCATTGTCGTGTTCTGCAAGCAGCTGGAAAACAAGCAGCGGAGGCTCATGGAAATCATGGAGTGTGAAATTTTGCCGGATAACAGCCGCAATTACCGCACCCTGTTTCGGTATGAAATCACCGAAAACCGCTATGAGGACAACCAGTTTTTTATTACCGGACACCATGTGCGGGTTAATCCCATCTCCGACAGCCTGTGCAAGCGGCTGCTGGAGAACGGTATGCCGCAGGAGCGCATCAATGCCATCAGGAAAGGAGGGCAAATATCCGTATGA
- a CDS encoding gamma-glutamylcyclotransferase family protein → MTKNRLYIAYGSNLNLPQMAFRCPTAKVVGASEVKGYELLFRGGSRGAVATIEPLEGNSVPVLLWKIRSQDELSLDRYEGYPNFYRKEMLEVELNGKPVNAMVYIMNDGRELGAPSDFYLHTIAEGYETAGFDTDFLDQAVEKSIRLAQEQQAAEDAQFNLWEQKWW, encoded by the coding sequence ATGACAAAAAATCGCTTATATATTGCCTACGGCAGCAATCTGAATCTGCCGCAGATGGCATTCCGCTGTCCTACCGCCAAGGTGGTGGGAGCTAGCGAGGTTAAAGGATATGAGCTGCTGTTCCGTGGCGGCAGCCGTGGTGCTGTCGCCACCATTGAGCCGCTGGAGGGCAACTCCGTGCCTGTTCTTTTATGGAAAATCAGGTCGCAGGATGAACTTTCCCTCGACCGTTATGAGGGATACCCGAACTTTTACCGCAAGGAAATGCTGGAGGTGGAACTGAACGGAAAGCCGGTGAATGCGATGGTCTACATCATGAATGACGGCAGAGAGTTAGGCGCACCTTCGGATTTTTATCTGCACACCATCGCCGAAGGCTATGAAACCGCAGGCTTTGATACGGATTTTTTGGATCAGGCGGTGGAGAAATCCATCCGACTGGCGCAGGAGCAGCAGGCTGCGGAGGATGCGCAGTTCAACCTTTGGGAACAGAAATGGTGGTGA
- a CDS encoding DUF4406 domain-containing protein: MSENKLVYICSPYAGEIRKNVEFAKAACRYAMEQNCTPVAVHLLYPQFLDDHDPVQREAGLRMGHRVLEACDELWLCGNRISTGMAMELKEAQKLGIPVREISAEQIQGGFAMEKKYGVWAMRSTGSVCGAAQSWCKHDGKPIEFDTMEQAESYAKQLNESCYSPNVHYAAKEMEPELNQGSGFSMRM, translated from the coding sequence ATGAGTGAGAATAAGCTGGTCTACATCTGTTCGCCATACGCCGGTGAGATACGGAAGAATGTAGAATTCGCAAAGGCGGCCTGCCGCTATGCAATGGAGCAGAATTGTACGCCGGTAGCTGTCCATCTTCTGTACCCGCAGTTTCTGGATGACCATGATCCCGTCCAGAGAGAAGCCGGTCTTCGCATGGGGCATCGTGTGCTGGAGGCCTGCGATGAGCTGTGGCTCTGCGGCAACCGGATTTCCACCGGCATGGCGATGGAGCTGAAAGAAGCACAAAAGCTGGGTATCCCTGTCCGGGAGATATCCGCAGAACAAATCCAAGGAGGTTTTGCTATGGAAAAGAAATATGGCGTGTGGGCGATGCGCAGCACCGGTTCGGTATGCGGAGCCGCCCAAAGTTGGTGCAAGCATGACGGCAAGCCCATTGAGTTTGACACGATGGAACAGGCCGAAAGCTATGCCAAGCAGCTGAACGAATCCTGTTATTCCCCCAATGTGCATTATGCTGCGAAAGAAATGGAACCGGAGCTGAATCAAGGCTCCGGTTTTTCCATGCGGATGTAA
- a CDS encoding type II secretion system F family protein, translating to MTTIQLLACIGMITGFFLLIGLKPMEFTDGLFSFLTREKSSIKDEIKAAQRRQKPGFLKRQIQMAQEVLAMTGRSNRFSLVCACSLLLFAIGASIAIVLGNFFLAPVMAAGFMMLPFWYVQLTASHFKKDIAAELETALSIVTTAYLRSENILTAVEENLHYLNPPVHQVFKDFVLRVKLIDPDVLEAIKVLRTKIDNEVFREWCDALCDCQHDRSLKVTLTPIVSKLSDMRIVNGELEYLVFEPRKEFIIMVIFVIGNIPLMYLLNKSWYDTLMHTPLGQIILAISAALIFVSTACVLKLTKPIEYRR from the coding sequence ATGACAACCATTCAATTACTCGCCTGTATCGGTATGATTACAGGCTTTTTTCTGCTTATCGGTTTAAAACCGATGGAGTTCACCGATGGATTATTCTCTTTTCTTACAAGAGAGAAATCCTCTATCAAGGATGAAATCAAGGCGGCACAGCGCCGCCAAAAGCCGGGATTTCTGAAACGGCAAATCCAGATGGCACAGGAGGTGCTGGCCATGACCGGCAGAAGCAATCGCTTTTCTCTGGTTTGCGCCTGCTCGCTGCTGTTGTTCGCCATCGGTGCCTCCATCGCCATTGTGCTGGGCAATTTCTTTTTGGCTCCGGTGATGGCAGCAGGCTTTATGATGCTGCCCTTTTGGTATGTGCAGCTCACCGCCAGCCATTTCAAAAAGGACATCGCCGCCGAGCTGGAAACGGCGCTCTCCATCGTCACCACAGCCTATCTGAGAAGTGAAAATATTCTCACGGCTGTAGAGGAAAATCTCCACTATCTGAACCCGCCGGTGCATCAGGTGTTCAAGGATTTTGTCCTGCGGGTCAAGCTCATTGATCCCGATGTGCTGGAGGCTATCAAGGTGCTGCGCACCAAAATCGACAACGAGGTGTTCCGGGAATGGTGCGATGCCCTGTGCGACTGCCAGCATGACCGCAGCCTGAAAGTTACCCTGACTCCTATCGTCAGCAAGCTCAGTGATATGCGGATCGTCAACGGCGAGCTGGAATACCTCGTCTTTGAACCCCGTAAGGAATTTATTATCATGGTTATTTTCGTCATCGGCAACATCCCGCTGATGTATCTCCTGAACAAGAGCTGGTACGATACGCTGATGCATACTCCGCTGGGGCAAATCATTCTGGCCATCAGCGCCGCCCTTATCTTTGTTTCTACGGCTTGTGTCCTTAAACTGACAAAACCAATTGAATATCGGAGGTGA
- a CDS encoding DUF4320 family protein — MKKILKSKHGEGYIDVCVLVLCAMLVIALAVQVLPVFIAKNQLDTYATELCREAEISGRVGSETSRRAAVLTEQTGLSPRISWSKTGNIQLNQEITVTLTLEKNIGLFGGFGSFPITLRSEASGKSEVYHK, encoded by the coding sequence ATGAAGAAAATCTTAAAATCCAAACATGGCGAGGGCTACATTGATGTATGTGTCCTTGTCCTCTGCGCCATGCTGGTGATTGCGCTGGCTGTGCAGGTGCTGCCGGTGTTTATCGCAAAGAACCAGCTGGATACCTATGCCACCGAGCTGTGCCGGGAAGCAGAAATCAGCGGCAGGGTGGGCAGTGAAACCAGCCGCCGTGCTGCGGTTCTTACCGAGCAGACCGGGTTGAGTCCTCGGATTTCATGGTCAAAGACCGGGAATATCCAGCTGAATCAGGAAATCACCGTGACCTTGACTTTAGAGAAGAACATCGGGCTGTTCGGCGGATTTGGCTCGTTCCCTATCACCCTGCGCTCGGAGGCCTCCGGGAAAAGCGAGGTGTACCACAAATGA
- a CDS encoding amidoligase family protein, which produces MDMKSQRFGIEVELTGVTRKAASDIAAAYFGTSAVYDGTYYDTYSAIDSQGRKWKFMSDASITPERKSGRQTVSASAEYKTEMVSPICRWEDIEKVQELVRKLREAGAIANSSCGIHVHVDASPFDANTLRNITNIMASKEDLIYKALQVSVARQHRWCKPVDNRFLEELNRRKPRTLDQVGRIWYNGESRSNIHYDDSRYHCLNLHSVFQKGTVEFRLFNGTTHAGKIKAYIQLCMAISAQALNQRCASRTKTQTTNEKYTFRTWLLRLGLIGDEFKTAREHLLKNLDGCIAWRDPAQAEKQKERMRQKKEKELEQTRQASEEAQPSTPEPTEAEAEDAPAFIMRM; this is translated from the coding sequence ATGGACATGAAATCCCAGCGATTTGGCATTGAGGTAGAGCTGACCGGCGTCACCCGCAAGGCTGCCTCCGATATTGCCGCCGCCTACTTCGGCACATCGGCTGTGTATGACGGTACCTATTACGACACCTATTCCGCTATCGACTCCCAAGGCCGCAAGTGGAAATTCATGAGCGATGCCAGCATTACACCGGAGAGGAAATCCGGCAGGCAGACCGTATCTGCTTCGGCAGAATACAAAACGGAGATGGTCAGCCCCATCTGCCGCTGGGAGGACATCGAAAAGGTACAGGAGTTGGTGCGAAAGCTCCGGGAGGCCGGTGCCATCGCCAACAGTTCCTGCGGCATCCATGTTCACGTGGATGCCTCTCCCTTTGATGCTAATACCCTGCGGAATATTACCAATATCATGGCATCCAAGGAGGATTTGATCTACAAGGCGCTTCAAGTGTCGGTGGCCAGACAGCACCGCTGGTGCAAACCGGTGGATAATCGGTTTCTGGAGGAACTGAACCGCAGAAAGCCCCGGACACTGGATCAGGTCGGTCGCATTTGGTACAACGGCGAAAGCCGCAGCAACATCCATTACGATGACAGCCGGTACCACTGTTTGAATCTTCATTCTGTGTTCCAGAAAGGTACGGTGGAGTTCCGTTTGTTCAACGGAACCACCCATGCCGGAAAAATCAAAGCCTACATTCAACTGTGCATGGCCATTTCCGCACAGGCGCTCAATCAGCGCTGCGCCAGCCGAACCAAGACACAGACCACCAACGAAAAGTACACCTTTCGTACTTGGCTGCTGCGCTTGGGACTGATTGGCGATGAATTCAAGACCGCCCGTGAGCATCTGCTGAAAAATCTGGACGGCTGCATTGCTTGGCGTGATCCGGCGCAGGCAGAAAAACAAAAGGAAAGGATGCGGCAGAAAAAAGAAAAAGAACTGGAGCAGACACGGCAGGCCTCCGAAGAAGCACAGCCATCCACTCCAGAACCAACCGAAGCCGAGGCAGAAGATGCCCCGGCTTTTATTATGCGAATGTAA
- a CDS encoding conjugal transfer protein TrbL family protein, protein MFIWDFVADTVLGQIVDWIYGQIVGFLGNFFMQMGNMGADLFEMSWVQSIVLFFSYLAWALYGVGLVVAAFECGIEYQSGRGSIKDTALNAIKGFMAVGLFTTVPVELYKLSVSLQGSFTAGITGLGTDFGTVAQGIIASLQNAGNLEQAMTSNVFGGLNTITSPIMMIFILILMGYAVIKVFFANLKRGGILLIQIAVGSLYMFSVPRGYIDGFVSWCKQVIGLCLTAFLQATVLISGLMVVKDHALLGLGLMLAAGEIPRIAGQFGLDTSTKSNLMSTIYAAQTAVNMTRTVVQAVAK, encoded by the coding sequence ATGTTCATATGGGATTTTGTCGCCGACACTGTTCTCGGTCAGATTGTGGATTGGATCTACGGTCAGATCGTGGGCTTCCTCGGCAACTTTTTTATGCAGATGGGAAATATGGGAGCCGACCTGTTTGAAATGAGTTGGGTACAGTCCATCGTGCTGTTCTTTTCCTATCTGGCATGGGCGCTATACGGTGTCGGCCTTGTGGTGGCAGCCTTTGAATGCGGAATTGAGTACCAGTCCGGCAGAGGCAGCATCAAGGATACCGCCCTCAACGCTATCAAGGGCTTCATGGCTGTGGGGCTGTTCACTACGGTGCCGGTGGAGCTGTATAAGCTGTCGGTGTCTTTGCAGGGCAGCTTTACCGCAGGGATTACAGGGTTAGGTACAGACTTCGGCACGGTAGCCCAAGGCATCATCGCATCGTTACAGAATGCGGGAAATCTGGAGCAGGCCATGACCAGCAATGTGTTCGGCGGTCTAAATACGATCACCAGCCCTATCATGATGATCTTTATATTGATCCTGATGGGATATGCGGTCATTAAGGTGTTCTTTGCCAACCTCAAGAGGGGCGGCATCCTCCTCATCCAGATTGCAGTGGGGAGCTTGTATATGTTCAGTGTTCCCCGTGGGTATATTGACGGCTTCGTTTCATGGTGCAAGCAGGTGATCGGTCTGTGCCTTACGGCATTCCTGCAGGCAACGGTGCTGATTTCCGGACTGATGGTGGTCAAAGACCATGCCCTGCTGGGGCTTGGTTTGATGCTGGCAGCCGGTGAAATTCCCCGCATTGCCGGACAGTTCGGACTGGATACCAGCACCAAATCCAACCTCATGAGTACCATATATGCGGCTCAGACTGCGGTGAACATGACGAGAACAGTAGTACAGGCGGTGGCGAAATGA
- a CDS encoding DUF6550 family protein → MGNKTKRRLAITGASIIGLALVVAIGMQFAKEPVKPDASSQEPSGSSDVDSEIQHNTEEKEVVVSPQTTPEPESSETLPPQTDLPEQKLQPDPVKPEAPAKPELPKDADTTNPSKPPEYKPEDMEKKSAAESKPQNDGGLPGFDNVPDGGTNQVISADDMYENGNKIGDMD, encoded by the coding sequence ATGGGTAATAAAACGAAACGGAGGCTCGCCATTACGGGCGCTTCGATAATCGGCCTTGCGCTGGTGGTTGCCATCGGGATGCAGTTTGCCAAGGAACCCGTCAAGCCGGATGCTTCGTCACAAGAGCCATCCGGTTCTTCGGATGTGGATTCTGAGATACAACATAACACAGAGGAAAAAGAGGTGGTTGTTTCTCCGCAGACCACACCGGAACCGGAATCATCGGAAACGTTGCCACCGCAAACCGATCTGCCGGAGCAGAAGCTCCAGCCTGATCCGGTAAAGCCGGAAGCTCCCGCAAAGCCTGAGCTTCCCAAGGATGCGGATACCACGAACCCGTCCAAGCCGCCGGAATACAAGCCGGAGGATATGGAGAAGAAATCGGCTGCGGAAAGCAAACCGCAAAATGATGGTGGGCTGCCGGGTTTTGACAATGTGCCGGACGGCGGGACCAATCAGGTAATAAGTGCCGATGATATGTACGAAAACGGCAACAAGATCGGTGATATGGATTAA
- a CDS encoding DUF3852 domain-containing protein: MKSKRIAMLLCVSLLLCLMFSTTAYAAGTGDVAGAIEGTWTTAAQQIKTVVNKVVFPAIDLILAVFFFAKLGTCYFEYRKHGQMEWAAPAILFACLVFTLTAPLYIWQVLGM; this comes from the coding sequence ATGAAATCAAAACGAATTGCGATGCTCCTGTGCGTAAGCTTACTGCTGTGCCTGATGTTCAGTACAACGGCCTATGCAGCGGGAACCGGGGATGTAGCCGGAGCCATTGAGGGAACGTGGACAACGGCCGCCCAGCAGATCAAAACCGTGGTTAACAAGGTGGTGTTCCCCGCCATCGATCTGATTCTGGCCGTGTTTTTCTTCGCTAAGTTAGGCACATGTTATTTTGAATATCGCAAACATGGCCAGATGGAATGGGCGGCTCCGGCAATCCTGTTTGCCTGCCTTGTGTTCACGCTGACGGCTCCCTTATATATCTGGCAGGTGTTGGGGATGTAG
- a CDS encoding DUF6329 domain-containing protein, whose translation MKAIFERKPSDFNPQDFEVSKILRLPAKVFEDVLKSPQRDYDFIQDNIEQMYCDSSGVYHCLLLTGDGRTDGLLVESEDYGYCRYASYVPNISGLIAPVSRLKDLLRTRWENLHLLHKDVEVQPATIVELDEHTLTDAGKEAWTDVLDAEVVKVYTGYYGLQMELDKVKPSRLEEFSAMLAGYCPVSDYEKWVTQEDDAPSQSPQMKL comes from the coding sequence ATGAAAGCAATCTTTGAAAGAAAGCCCTCGGATTTTAATCCGCAGGACTTTGAGGTGTCGAAAATTCTACGGCTTCCCGCAAAAGTTTTTGAGGATGTCCTGAAAAGTCCCCAGCGGGATTATGACTTTATTCAGGATAATATAGAGCAGATGTACTGCGACAGTAGTGGTGTGTACCACTGCCTGCTGCTGACCGGCGATGGCAGAACTGACGGACTGCTGGTGGAATCGGAGGACTACGGCTACTGCCGGTATGCCTCCTATGTTCCCAATATTTCTGGGCTGATCGCCCCGGTCAGTAGGCTGAAAGATTTGCTCCGCACCCGCTGGGAGAATCTCCATCTGCTCCACAAGGATGTGGAGGTGCAGCCTGCCACCATCGTGGAATTGGATGAACACACCCTGACCGATGCCGGGAAAGAGGCTTGGACTGATGTTTTGGATGCCGAGGTAGTCAAGGTTTACACCGGTTACTACGGTTTGCAGATGGAGCTGGATAAGGTGAAGCCCTCCCGCTTGGAGGAATTCTCAGCCATGCTTGCCGGGTACTGCCCGGTGTCGGATTATGAAAAATGGGTCACTCAAGAGGACGATGCGCCCTCTCAATCACCCCAAATGAAATTATGA
- a CDS encoding nuclear transport factor 2 family protein produces the protein MQSREKTIRLWFDMWLQKQDLGIADIFSYDAIYIESWGPKYKGSELIKHWFTEWNNRGSVLAWNVKQFFHKEDQTLVEWYFKNTMVDGRIEEFDGISLIQWTQDEKICFLKEFGCNINNYNPYQNSLTPQFKDQNAIWF, from the coding sequence ATACAAAGTAGAGAAAAAACTATCAGACTTTGGTTTGATATGTGGCTGCAAAAACAAGATTTAGGGATTGCAGATATTTTTTCATATGATGCAATTTATATTGAAAGTTGGGGACCAAAATATAAAGGTAGTGAACTAATCAAACATTGGTTTACAGAATGGAATAACCGTGGAAGCGTACTTGCGTGGAATGTAAAGCAATTTTTCCATAAAGAAGACCAAACGTTAGTTGAATGGTATTTTAAAAACACTATGGTGGATGGCAGAATAGAAGAATTTGACGGTATTTCCCTTATCCAGTGGACACAGGATGAAAAAATATGCTTTTTAAAAGAATTTGGATGTAACATAAATAACTATAATCCCTATCAAAATAGCCTAACACCACAATTTAAAGATCAAAACGCAATATGGTTTTAA
- a CDS encoding VirB4 family type IV secretion system protein — protein sequence MARKRKPQSPPQEDARIQEFLDMVAPSVVKFNTDHFICGNTYRCVWALREYPTATEEQAILRHLGEKDGVTLRIYTRHVTPVEEKKIISNAANKNRLSKSNTNDLQQTVMAESNLQDVATIVAQAHRNREPFIHSAVYIELSAHDLDQLKLLQTEVMTELIRSKLNVDRLMLRQQQGFQCVMPSGFNVFRYQFERVLPASSVANLYPFNYSGKTDANGFYVGRDKFGSNVLVDFNKRADDKTNANILILGNSGQGKSYLLKLILCNLRESGMNITALDPEMEYEDLTNNLGGCFIDLMSGEFIINVLEPKTWDENGSPEDKDAPQTFRISSKLSQHISFLKDFFRTYKDFTDREIDTIEIMLQKLYAKFGISDSTKFDRLTAKDYPILSDLYALIEEEYKAFDENSRQLYTAELLQNILLGLHSICKGAESKFFDGHTNITDSSFVTFGVKGLLQASKSLKNALLFNILSYMSNELLTNGNTAASIDEFYLFLTNLTAVEYVRNFSKRVRKKDSSVIIASQNLEDFNIEGIREYTKPLFSIPTHQFLFNAGNIDAKFYIDTLQLEQSEYNLIRYPQRGVCLYKCGNERYNLMVNAPEHKAKLFGKAGGR from the coding sequence ATGGCAAGAAAAAGAAAGCCCCAATCACCGCCACAGGAGGATGCCAGAATCCAAGAATTTCTGGATATGGTTGCCCCCTCGGTGGTCAAATTCAACACCGACCACTTCATCTGCGGGAACACTTACCGTTGCGTTTGGGCGCTGCGGGAGTACCCCACCGCCACTGAGGAACAGGCCATTCTCCGCCACTTGGGAGAAAAGGATGGCGTGACCCTGCGTATCTATACCCGCCATGTCACGCCGGTGGAGGAAAAGAAAATCATCAGCAACGCCGCCAATAAAAACCGGCTGAGTAAATCCAACACCAACGATCTGCAGCAGACCGTCATGGCTGAAAGCAATCTGCAGGATGTAGCCACCATCGTGGCGCAGGCGCATCGGAATCGGGAACCCTTCATCCACTCGGCTGTGTACATCGAGCTGTCCGCACATGATCTGGATCAACTAAAGCTGTTGCAGACAGAAGTCATGACCGAGCTGATCCGCTCTAAGCTCAATGTAGACAGACTGATGCTCCGCCAGCAGCAGGGCTTCCAATGCGTGATGCCCAGCGGTTTTAATGTGTTTCGTTATCAGTTCGAGCGTGTTCTCCCGGCCTCCAGTGTGGCGAACCTCTATCCCTTTAATTACTCAGGTAAAACAGATGCAAACGGCTTTTATGTGGGGAGGGATAAGTTCGGCAGCAATGTGCTGGTGGATTTCAACAAGCGAGCCGATGACAAGACCAATGCAAACATCCTGATTCTCGGCAATTCCGGTCAGGGAAAGTCGTATCTTCTCAAGCTCATCCTGTGCAATCTGCGGGAATCAGGCATGAATATAACCGCACTCGATCCTGAAATGGAGTACGAGGATCTGACCAACAACCTCGGTGGCTGCTTCATTGACCTCATGTCTGGCGAATTCATCATCAATGTGTTGGAGCCGAAAACATGGGATGAAAACGGCAGCCCGGAGGATAAGGATGCCCCGCAGACCTTCCGCATCAGCAGCAAGCTCAGTCAGCATATTTCCTTTCTCAAGGACTTTTTCAGAACTTATAAGGACTTTACTGACCGGGAGATCGACACCATCGAAATCATGCTGCAGAAGCTGTACGCAAAGTTCGGCATCAGCGACAGTACCAAGTTCGACCGGCTGACTGCCAAGGACTATCCCATCCTGTCGGATCTGTATGCGCTGATTGAAGAAGAATACAAAGCCTTTGACGAGAACAGCCGCCAGCTTTACACCGCAGAGCTTTTACAGAATATCCTGCTGGGACTGCACTCCATCTGCAAGGGTGCGGAGTCGAAATTCTTTGACGGACATACCAATATCACCGATTCCAGCTTTGTGACCTTTGGGGTGAAAGGATTATTACAGGCAAGCAAAAGCCTGAAAAACGCCCTGCTGTTCAACATTTTATCCTACATGAGCAACGAGCTTCTGACCAACGGAAACACCGCCGCCAGCATCGATGAATTCTACCTGTTCCTCACCAATCTCACCGCCGTTGAGTACGTCCGCAACTTTTCCAAGCGTGTGCGTAAAAAGGATTCGTCGGTAATCATCGCCTCGCAGAATCTGGAGGACTTCAACATCGAGGGCATCCGGGAATATACCAAGCCCCTGTTCAGCATCCCGACCCATCAGTTCCTGTTCAACGCCGGGAATATTGATGCCAAGTTCTATATCGACACCCTCCAGCTGGAGCAGAGCGAATACAATCTGATTCGCTATCCGCAGCGTGGCGTGTGCCTCTACAAATGCGGTAATGAGCGCTACAACCTGATGGTCAATGCTCCGGAGCATAAAGCAAAGCTGTTTGGAAAGGCGGGTGGCCGTTAA
- a CDS encoding M23 family metallopeptidase, with product MADPATITLAVKAAIAAVTDKRTWKAVGMVIAAILTPFILIIVMIMSLLSGTAEHNNSAVDLTFHGRSISSQVPAEYRQYIEDMQGSFSDLDEAVSEITPMIESGSIDSTRIKSIFYSLYFGAENLRMNASDYRAFVDCFVRYEERTVTDEDGNETEETYTVAVPITGLNEIYGNLESTLGRTVTEKNKVNAAQIYSRVLYGHGLPRNRSIGEDEWSGSVFDGEIYTGGGNFASPLGANWRSMVTSEFGWRPNPFGGGGGEGHSGIDLGAPKGTPIQAARTGVVSYVKNSGSSGYGYHVVIDHGDGMVTLYGHCSKVYVRSGQTVQQGDVIAAVGSTGRSTGNHLHLEVRIGGKKVNPRQFLP from the coding sequence ATGGCAGACCCGGCAACCATTACCCTTGCGGTGAAAGCGGCAATCGCCGCAGTCACTGACAAACGGACATGGAAAGCGGTGGGCATGGTAATTGCCGCCATTCTCACCCCGTTTATTTTAATCATCGTTATGATTATGAGCCTGCTGTCCGGTACCGCAGAACATAACAATTCCGCTGTAGATCTCACCTTTCACGGCAGGAGTATATCCTCGCAGGTGCCAGCTGAGTACCGGCAGTACATCGAGGATATGCAGGGCAGCTTCTCTGATTTGGATGAAGCTGTGTCTGAGATTACGCCCATGATCGAAAGCGGCAGCATCGACAGCACCCGCATAAAGTCCATTTTTTATTCTCTGTATTTCGGCGCTGAAAATCTGCGGATGAACGCTTCCGATTACCGAGCCTTTGTAGATTGTTTCGTCCGGTACGAGGAGCGCACCGTCACCGATGAGGACGGCAACGAAACGGAGGAAACCTATACGGTGGCTGTTCCCATTACCGGTTTGAATGAGATATACGGAAACCTTGAAAGCACCCTCGGCAGAACCGTTACAGAGAAAAACAAGGTAAATGCCGCTCAGATTTACAGCCGTGTGCTTTATGGACACGGCCTGCCGAGAAATAGAAGCATCGGCGAGGATGAATGGTCTGGCAGTGTGTTTGACGGCGAGATTTACACCGGTGGTGGTAATTTTGCCAGCCCCCTTGGAGCCAATTGGCGTAGTATGGTCACTTCGGAATTCGGCTGGAGGCCGAATCCTTTCGGCGGCGGTGGCGGTGAGGGTCACTCCGGAATTGATCTTGGCGCACCCAAAGGTACGCCCATACAGGCAGCCCGTACCGGTGTGGTCAGCTATGTGAAGAACTCCGGCAGCAGCGGCTATGGCTACCATGTGGTCATCGATCACGGAGATGGCATGGTCACTTTATATGGTCACTGCTCCAAGGTATATGTGCGTTCCGGGCAGACGGTACAGCAGGGCGATGTGATTGCCGCCGTAGGCAGTACCGGGCGAAGCACCGGAAACCATCTTCATCTGGAGGTGCGCATAGGCGGTAAAAAAGTGAATCCAAGACAGTTTTTGCCGTAA